One window of Lawsonibacter asaccharolyticus genomic DNA carries:
- a CDS encoding beta-lactamase: MTHLRSRWTALFLALVLSLSLALPASAAQEDRAQAAHEAAQYAMQYGGAVSVQYALWENGEVTLQGHDGVYSKTENRALTDDDLYGIGSISKTYTAAAMMKLVEQGKVDLDEPVTAYLPDFTMADPRYTQITVRMLLNHSSGLMGGTTNDAFLFGDQGNDDAPSRLLERLAGQTLQAEPGAYSVYSNDSFTLAQLVIERVSGMEYTAFLNQYLLEPLGLENTLTPMEEFDTSRLVKTYLGTDTRALPAENLTIVGTGGIYSTASDLAAFGGALCGEGLLSQASLDEMASDQYLLGMWPEDSDGDAVAYGLGWDSVHMFPFSQNGIQALVKGGDTIVYHAGLVILPEYDMAAAVLTSGGISTYNQLAAARILLDALAEQGVEVEEEAALTPAQPAQMPAELTQLSGWYGTSTAAAQLQITDEGVLTLTGMEGTFTYREDGSFRDESDSVLLKLVQEDNGETYLYQKSYASIPGLTTLCVSSYAMERLPSYQPDEATQAAWEAREGKMYVQTNERWSSAYYALSGVFAAVTLQGSPEGYLLTNQLTAPDTAAPVLQIPGTGSRDSAVIRVLDVDGCETLELNGSLYQDASSVSPIFSGPESWCIIRPGQTARWYRTGEAAGSQMTVEVPENGGFYVYDAALGLQASSWLYGDTTVVLPENGWIVFSGEEGAQFHIYLSQP, from the coding sequence ATGACACACCTTCGCAGCAGATGGACCGCCCTGTTCCTGGCGCTGGTCCTTTCCCTCTCTCTGGCCCTGCCCGCCTCCGCCGCACAGGAGGACCGGGCCCAGGCCGCCCATGAGGCCGCCCAGTACGCCATGCAGTATGGCGGCGCCGTCAGTGTCCAGTACGCCCTTTGGGAGAACGGAGAGGTCACCCTCCAGGGGCACGACGGCGTCTACTCCAAGACGGAGAACCGCGCGCTCACCGATGATGACCTGTACGGCATCGGCTCCATCAGCAAGACCTATACCGCCGCCGCCATGATGAAGCTGGTGGAGCAGGGGAAAGTAGACCTGGATGAGCCGGTCACCGCCTATCTCCCTGATTTCACCATGGCAGACCCCCGCTACACCCAGATCACGGTGCGCATGCTCCTCAACCACTCCTCCGGCCTGATGGGCGGCACCACCAATGACGCCTTCCTGTTCGGGGACCAGGGGAACGATGACGCTCCCTCCCGCCTGCTGGAGCGGCTGGCCGGGCAGACCCTTCAGGCCGAGCCCGGCGCTTACAGCGTCTACTCCAACGACAGCTTCACCTTGGCCCAGCTGGTCATCGAGCGGGTCAGCGGCATGGAGTACACCGCCTTTCTAAACCAGTACCTGCTGGAGCCTCTGGGACTGGAGAACACCCTGACCCCTATGGAGGAGTTCGATACCAGCCGGCTGGTCAAGACCTATCTGGGGACTGACACCCGGGCCCTGCCCGCCGAGAACCTGACCATCGTGGGCACGGGAGGCATCTACTCCACCGCCAGCGATCTGGCCGCCTTCGGCGGCGCCCTGTGCGGGGAAGGTCTGCTGAGCCAGGCGTCTTTGGATGAGATGGCCAGCGACCAGTATCTGCTGGGCATGTGGCCCGAGGACAGTGACGGCGACGCCGTCGCCTATGGCCTGGGCTGGGACAGCGTCCATATGTTCCCCTTCAGTCAGAACGGCATCCAGGCCCTGGTCAAGGGGGGCGACACCATCGTCTATCATGCCGGACTGGTCATCCTGCCCGAGTATGACATGGCCGCCGCGGTGCTCACTTCCGGCGGGATCAGCACCTACAATCAGCTGGCCGCCGCCCGTATCCTTCTGGATGCCCTGGCTGAGCAGGGCGTCGAGGTGGAGGAGGAGGCCGCCCTCACCCCCGCCCAGCCCGCCCAGATGCCCGCCGAGCTGACCCAGCTCAGCGGCTGGTACGGCACCTCCACCGCCGCCGCCCAGCTCCAGATCACCGACGAGGGCGTGCTCACCCTTACCGGGATGGAGGGGACCTTCACCTACCGGGAGGACGGCAGTTTCCGGGACGAGAGCGATTCCGTCCTGCTCAAGCTGGTCCAGGAGGACAACGGGGAGACCTACCTCTATCAGAAGAGCTACGCCTCCATTCCCGGCCTGACCACCCTCTGTGTGTCCTCCTACGCCATGGAGCGCCTGCCCAGCTACCAGCCGGACGAGGCCACTCAGGCCGCCTGGGAGGCTAGAGAGGGCAAGATGTACGTTCAAACCAACGAGCGCTGGTCCTCCGCCTACTACGCCTTAAGCGGCGTCTTTGCCGCCGTCACCCTTCAGGGCAGCCCGGAGGGCTATCTGCTCACCAATCAGCTCACCGCCCCTGACACCGCCGCCCCAGTCCTTCAGATCCCCGGCACCGGAAGCCGGGACAGTGCCGTGATCCGTGTGCTGGATGTAGACGGCTGCGAGACCCTGGAGCTCAACGGCTCCCTCTATCAGGACGCAAGCTCCGTCTCCCCCATCTTCTCCGGGCCGGAGTCCTGGTGCATCATCCGCCCGGGGCAGACAGCCCGCTGGTACCGGACAGGCGAGGCCGCCGGCAGTCAGATGACGGTGGAGGTCCCGGAAAACGGCGGTTTCTATGTGTATGACGCCGCTCTGGGCCTCCAGGCCAGCTCCTGGCTCTATGGAGACACCACCGTTGTTCTTCCGGAAAACGGCTGGATCGTCTTCTCCGGCGAGGAGGGGGCCCAGTTCCACATCTATCTCTCACAACCCTGA
- a CDS encoding stomatin family protein, which yields MDSILSFLVPIILVVLVLLVLAANVRVVPQSRAFVIERLGAFQGVWGVGLHFKIPFIERVAKNVSLKEQVVDFPPQPVITKDNVTMQIDTVIYFQITDPKLYTYGVENPMSAIENLTATTLRNIIGDLELDQSLTSRDHINGQMRAILDEATDNWGIKVNRVELKNIMPPRDIQESMEKQMRAERERRESILQAEGQKQSQILVAEGEKQSAILRADAAKQAAILQAEGAKQAKILEAEAQAQAIMKVQQATADAIKLINEANPGDGVLKIKALEAFTAAANGKATKIIVPSEIQGLAGLAAAAKTVFDTEDPKPAAPKTTLPKQ from the coding sequence ATGGATAGTATTCTTTCGTTTTTAGTGCCCATCATCCTGGTGGTGCTGGTGCTGCTGGTGCTGGCCGCCAACGTCCGGGTGGTCCCGCAGTCCCGCGCATTTGTCATTGAACGCCTGGGCGCCTTTCAGGGCGTGTGGGGCGTGGGCCTGCACTTCAAGATCCCGTTCATTGAGCGGGTTGCAAAGAATGTTTCCCTGAAGGAGCAGGTGGTGGATTTTCCCCCCCAGCCCGTCATCACCAAGGACAATGTTACCATGCAGATCGATACGGTGATCTATTTCCAGATCACCGACCCTAAGCTGTACACCTATGGGGTGGAGAATCCCATGTCCGCCATTGAGAACCTCACTGCCACCACCCTGCGCAACATCATCGGTGACTTGGAGCTGGACCAGTCCCTCACCAGCCGAGACCACATCAACGGTCAGATGCGGGCCATTCTGGACGAGGCCACCGACAACTGGGGCATCAAGGTCAACCGGGTGGAGCTGAAGAACATCATGCCGCCCAGAGACATTCAGGAGTCCATGGAGAAGCAGATGCGGGCCGAGCGCGAGCGCCGTGAGTCCATCCTCCAGGCCGAGGGACAGAAGCAGTCCCAGATCCTGGTGGCTGAGGGCGAGAAGCAGTCCGCCATCCTGCGGGCTGACGCGGCCAAGCAGGCCGCCATCCTTCAGGCTGAGGGCGCCAAGCAGGCTAAGATCCTGGAAGCCGAGGCCCAGGCCCAGGCCATCATGAAGGTGCAGCAGGCCACCGCTGACGCCATTAAGCTCATCAACGAGGCCAACCCCGGCGACGGCGTGCTGAAGATCAAGGCCCTGGAGGCGTTCACCGCCGCCGCCAACGGCAAGGCCACCAAGATCATCGTACCCAGCGAGATCCAGGGCCTGGCGGGCCTGGCCGCCGCGGCGAAAACGGTGTTCGACACCGAGGACCCTAAGCCGGCCGCCCCCAAGACCACCCTGCCCAAGCAGTAA
- a CDS encoding glycerophosphoryl diester phosphodiesterase, translated as MPIVSELILSLMLTASLSAGAPLSAPPGLAVSLPAITAQAQQLHPPLMILHAGGVTPEGVTGSNSLEALEHSYENGFRLLELDFSWTCDGELVCVHDWNAFYGRILDTDSPTLAQFEAVRDSTYGFTSLTLDHLIAWLREHPGVSIVTDIKEDCAAGAALIAQRCPDLRSRFIIQIYHPEEYDQVADLGFEHIILTVYQMSWSEKQDTAALVRFAAEHPLEGITFPVELADTPGYVEALLEAQVPLFVHTVNDPADQAALVRQGISGIYTDLGAPAPQE; from the coding sequence ATGCCCATCGTTTCAGAACTTATCCTCTCCCTCATGCTCACTGCCTCCCTGTCCGCCGGAGCTCCCCTCTCTGCTCCGCCGGGCCTGGCCGTCTCCCTTCCTGCCATCACCGCTCAGGCGCAGCAACTCCATCCCCCCCTGATGATCCTCCACGCCGGCGGCGTCACCCCGGAGGGAGTGACGGGCAGCAACAGTCTGGAGGCGCTGGAACATTCCTACGAAAACGGCTTCCGGCTGCTGGAGCTGGACTTCTCCTGGACCTGCGACGGGGAGCTGGTCTGCGTCCACGACTGGAACGCTTTCTATGGCCGCATCCTGGACACGGACTCCCCCACCCTGGCCCAGTTCGAGGCCGTCCGGGACAGCACCTACGGCTTCACTTCCCTGACCCTGGATCATCTGATCGCCTGGCTGAGGGAACACCCCGGCGTCTCCATCGTCACCGATATCAAGGAGGACTGCGCGGCGGGCGCCGCCCTGATCGCCCAGCGCTGTCCGGATCTGCGCAGCCGCTTCATCATTCAGATCTACCACCCGGAAGAATATGACCAGGTGGCAGATCTGGGCTTTGAGCACATCATCCTCACCGTGTATCAGATGTCCTGGTCCGAAAAGCAGGACACCGCCGCCCTGGTCCGCTTTGCTGCTGAACACCCCCTGGAGGGGATCACCTTCCCGGTGGAGCTGGCGGACACCCCAGGCTATGTGGAGGCGCTCCTGGAGGCCCAGGTCCCCCTCTTCGTCCACACGGTCAATGACCCGGCGGATCAGGCCGCCCTGGTCCGCCAGGGCATCTCGGGCATCTACACTGATCTCGGGGCGCCCGCCCCCCAGGAATAA